From a region of the Oryza sativa Japonica Group chromosome 6, ASM3414082v1 genome:
- the LOC4341113 gene encoding dihydrolipoyllysine-residue acetyltransferase component 1 of pyruvate dehydrogenase complex, mitochondrial isoform X2 — protein sequence MANIRALLIGLVRARGSLVDIGRCVSSSRPSYLASLGRHYKVPMEIRWLSSTGFPPHLVVGMPALSPTMNQGNIAKWRKQEGEKIEVGDVICEIETDKATLEFESLEEGYLAKILAPEGSKDVQVGQPIAVTVEDLEDIKNIPADASFGGEQKEQSIASEAQKVETDAAKESSIITRISPAAKLLIKEHRLDQSVLNASGPRGTLLKGDVLAALKLGASSSSTKQKNAPAAPSSQPTHDFQAQSVTIPQQNDAYEDIPNSQIRKVIAKRLLESKQTTPHLYLSQDVILDPLLAFRNELKEQHGVKVSVNDIVIKAVALALRNVPEANAYWNNDKEQAQKCVSVDISIAVATEKGLMTPIIRNADQKTISAISSEVKQLAEKARAGKLAPNEFQGGTFSISNLGMYPVDHFCAIINPPQSGILAVGRGNKIIEPVVDSDGTEKATVVTKMSLTLSADHRVFDGQVGGKFFTELSQNFGDIRRLLL from the exons ATGGCGAACATTCGGGCTCTTCTCATCGG GTTGGTACGTGCCAGGGGTTCCTTGGTGGACATTGGGCGATGCGTTTCTTCTTCAAG GCCTTCATATCTAGCGTCACTGGGCAGACATTACAAG GTTCCCATGGAAATTCGTTGGTTATCCTCAACAG GGTTTCCTCCTCATCTGGTGGTTGGGATGCCTGCATTATCCCCTACTATG AATCAAGGTAACATTGCAAAATGGAGAAAACAAGAAGGTGAAAAG ATAGAAGTTGGTGATGTGATCTGTGAGATAGAAACTGACAAAGCTACGCTTGAGTTTGAGAGCCTTGAAGAGGG GTATCTGGCCAAGATCTTAGCACCTGAAGGTTCAAAAGATGTTCAGGTTGGACAGCCCATTGCTGTCACG GTTGAAGATCTTGAGGATATTAAAAATATACCTGCTGATGCTTCCTTTGGAGGTGAACAGAAAGAGCAGTCAATTGCAAGTGAAGCACAAAAGGTTGAAACGGATGCTGCAAAAGAGAGCTCGATAATAACCCGTATAAGCCCGGCAGCAAAATTGCTTATCAAGGAGCATCGTCTAGATCAGTCTGTACTGAATGCATCGGGTCCCCGTGGCACTCTTCTGAAAGGGGACGTTCTTGCTGCATTGAAGTTGGGTGCCTCCTCAAGTTCAACCAAGCAAAAGAATGCTCCAGCTGCACCATCATCTCAGCCAACTCATGATTTCCAAGCTCAATCAGTCACCATTCCACAACAAAATGATGCATACGAAGATATCCCCAACAGTCAGATACGCAAG GTGATTGCAAAAAGGTTGCTTGAATCAAAGCAGACCACTCCACATTTATATTTATCACAAG ATGTTATACTGGATCCCTTGCTCGCTTTCAGGAATGAACTGAAAG AGCAACATGGGGTTAAAGTTTCAGTAAATGACATTGTCATAAAGGCTGTTGCACTTGCCTTACGGAATGTACCAGAAGCAAATG CATACTGGAACAATGACAAGGAACAAGCCCAGAAGTGTGTTTCAGTTGATATATCTATCGCAGTTGCTACAGAGAAG GGCCTGATGACTCCTATTATAAGAAATGCAGATCAAAAGACTATATCAGCAATATCCTCAGAG GTTAAGCAGTTGGCTGAAAAGGCACGTGCTGGGAAGCTTGCTCCTAATGAATTTCAGGGAGGGACTTTCAG CATCTCAAATTTGGGAATGTACCCAGTCGACCACTTCTGTGCAATCATCAATCCTCCTCAG TCTGGAATTCTTGCTGTTGGGCGTGGTAATAAGATTATCGAGCCTGTGGTGGACAGTGATG GAACCGAGAAGGCTACAGTGGTTACAAAAATGAGCTTGACATTGTCCGCTGACCATCGTGTATTTGATGGTCAAGTAGGAG GCAAGTTTTTCACAGAGTTGTCACAGAATTTTGGTGACATTAGGAGACTGCTATTGTAA
- the LOC4341113 gene encoding dihydrolipoyllysine-residue acetyltransferase component 1 of pyruvate dehydrogenase complex, mitochondrial isoform X1 produces MANIRALLIGLVRARGSLVDIGRCVSSSRPSYLASLGRHYKVSQKIYPLLIHSVTYMPSFQVPMEIRWLSSTGFPPHLVVGMPALSPTMNQGNIAKWRKQEGEKIEVGDVICEIETDKATLEFESLEEGYLAKILAPEGSKDVQVGQPIAVTVEDLEDIKNIPADASFGGEQKEQSIASEAQKVETDAAKESSIITRISPAAKLLIKEHRLDQSVLNASGPRGTLLKGDVLAALKLGASSSSTKQKNAPAAPSSQPTHDFQAQSVTIPQQNDAYEDIPNSQIRKVIAKRLLESKQTTPHLYLSQDVILDPLLAFRNELKEQHGVKVSVNDIVIKAVALALRNVPEANAYWNNDKEQAQKCVSVDISIAVATEKGLMTPIIRNADQKTISAISSEVKQLAEKARAGKLAPNEFQGGTFSISNLGMYPVDHFCAIINPPQSGILAVGRGNKIIEPVVDSDGTEKATVVTKMSLTLSADHRVFDGQVGGKFFTELSQNFGDIRRLLL; encoded by the exons ATGGCGAACATTCGGGCTCTTCTCATCGG GTTGGTACGTGCCAGGGGTTCCTTGGTGGACATTGGGCGATGCGTTTCTTCTTCAAG GCCTTCATATCTAGCGTCACTGGGCAGACATTACAAGGTTAGCCAAAAGATTTATCCCCTTCTTATccacagtgtaacttatatgccATCTTTTCAGGTTCCCATGGAAATTCGTTGGTTATCCTCAACAG GGTTTCCTCCTCATCTGGTGGTTGGGATGCCTGCATTATCCCCTACTATG AATCAAGGTAACATTGCAAAATGGAGAAAACAAGAAGGTGAAAAG ATAGAAGTTGGTGATGTGATCTGTGAGATAGAAACTGACAAAGCTACGCTTGAGTTTGAGAGCCTTGAAGAGGG GTATCTGGCCAAGATCTTAGCACCTGAAGGTTCAAAAGATGTTCAGGTTGGACAGCCCATTGCTGTCACG GTTGAAGATCTTGAGGATATTAAAAATATACCTGCTGATGCTTCCTTTGGAGGTGAACAGAAAGAGCAGTCAATTGCAAGTGAAGCACAAAAGGTTGAAACGGATGCTGCAAAAGAGAGCTCGATAATAACCCGTATAAGCCCGGCAGCAAAATTGCTTATCAAGGAGCATCGTCTAGATCAGTCTGTACTGAATGCATCGGGTCCCCGTGGCACTCTTCTGAAAGGGGACGTTCTTGCTGCATTGAAGTTGGGTGCCTCCTCAAGTTCAACCAAGCAAAAGAATGCTCCAGCTGCACCATCATCTCAGCCAACTCATGATTTCCAAGCTCAATCAGTCACCATTCCACAACAAAATGATGCATACGAAGATATCCCCAACAGTCAGATACGCAAG GTGATTGCAAAAAGGTTGCTTGAATCAAAGCAGACCACTCCACATTTATATTTATCACAAG ATGTTATACTGGATCCCTTGCTCGCTTTCAGGAATGAACTGAAAG AGCAACATGGGGTTAAAGTTTCAGTAAATGACATTGTCATAAAGGCTGTTGCACTTGCCTTACGGAATGTACCAGAAGCAAATG CATACTGGAACAATGACAAGGAACAAGCCCAGAAGTGTGTTTCAGTTGATATATCTATCGCAGTTGCTACAGAGAAG GGCCTGATGACTCCTATTATAAGAAATGCAGATCAAAAGACTATATCAGCAATATCCTCAGAG GTTAAGCAGTTGGCTGAAAAGGCACGTGCTGGGAAGCTTGCTCCTAATGAATTTCAGGGAGGGACTTTCAG CATCTCAAATTTGGGAATGTACCCAGTCGACCACTTCTGTGCAATCATCAATCCTCCTCAG TCTGGAATTCTTGCTGTTGGGCGTGGTAATAAGATTATCGAGCCTGTGGTGGACAGTGATG GAACCGAGAAGGCTACAGTGGTTACAAAAATGAGCTTGACATTGTCCGCTGACCATCGTGTATTTGATGGTCAAGTAGGAG GCAAGTTTTTCACAGAGTTGTCACAGAATTTTGGTGACATTAGGAGACTGCTATTGTAA
- the LOC4341113 gene encoding dihydrolipoyllysine-residue acetyltransferase component 1 of pyruvate dehydrogenase complex, mitochondrial isoform X3 — protein MEIRWLSSTGFPPHLVVGMPALSPTMNQGNIAKWRKQEGEKIEVGDVICEIETDKATLEFESLEEGYLAKILAPEGSKDVQVGQPIAVTVEDLEDIKNIPADASFGGEQKEQSIASEAQKVETDAAKESSIITRISPAAKLLIKEHRLDQSVLNASGPRGTLLKGDVLAALKLGASSSSTKQKNAPAAPSSQPTHDFQAQSVTIPQQNDAYEDIPNSQIRKVIAKRLLESKQTTPHLYLSQDVILDPLLAFRNELKEQHGVKVSVNDIVIKAVALALRNVPEANAYWNNDKEQAQKCVSVDISIAVATEKGLMTPIIRNADQKTISAISSEVKQLAEKARAGKLAPNEFQGGTFSISNLGMYPVDHFCAIINPPQSGILAVGRGNKIIEPVVDSDGTEKATVVTKMSLTLSADHRVFDGQVGGKFFTELSQNFGDIRRLLL, from the exons ATGGAAATTCGTTGGTTATCCTCAACAG GGTTTCCTCCTCATCTGGTGGTTGGGATGCCTGCATTATCCCCTACTATG AATCAAGGTAACATTGCAAAATGGAGAAAACAAGAAGGTGAAAAG ATAGAAGTTGGTGATGTGATCTGTGAGATAGAAACTGACAAAGCTACGCTTGAGTTTGAGAGCCTTGAAGAGGG GTATCTGGCCAAGATCTTAGCACCTGAAGGTTCAAAAGATGTTCAGGTTGGACAGCCCATTGCTGTCACG GTTGAAGATCTTGAGGATATTAAAAATATACCTGCTGATGCTTCCTTTGGAGGTGAACAGAAAGAGCAGTCAATTGCAAGTGAAGCACAAAAGGTTGAAACGGATGCTGCAAAAGAGAGCTCGATAATAACCCGTATAAGCCCGGCAGCAAAATTGCTTATCAAGGAGCATCGTCTAGATCAGTCTGTACTGAATGCATCGGGTCCCCGTGGCACTCTTCTGAAAGGGGACGTTCTTGCTGCATTGAAGTTGGGTGCCTCCTCAAGTTCAACCAAGCAAAAGAATGCTCCAGCTGCACCATCATCTCAGCCAACTCATGATTTCCAAGCTCAATCAGTCACCATTCCACAACAAAATGATGCATACGAAGATATCCCCAACAGTCAGATACGCAAG GTGATTGCAAAAAGGTTGCTTGAATCAAAGCAGACCACTCCACATTTATATTTATCACAAG ATGTTATACTGGATCCCTTGCTCGCTTTCAGGAATGAACTGAAAG AGCAACATGGGGTTAAAGTTTCAGTAAATGACATTGTCATAAAGGCTGTTGCACTTGCCTTACGGAATGTACCAGAAGCAAATG CATACTGGAACAATGACAAGGAACAAGCCCAGAAGTGTGTTTCAGTTGATATATCTATCGCAGTTGCTACAGAGAAG GGCCTGATGACTCCTATTATAAGAAATGCAGATCAAAAGACTATATCAGCAATATCCTCAGAG GTTAAGCAGTTGGCTGAAAAGGCACGTGCTGGGAAGCTTGCTCCTAATGAATTTCAGGGAGGGACTTTCAG CATCTCAAATTTGGGAATGTACCCAGTCGACCACTTCTGTGCAATCATCAATCCTCCTCAG TCTGGAATTCTTGCTGTTGGGCGTGGTAATAAGATTATCGAGCCTGTGGTGGACAGTGATG GAACCGAGAAGGCTACAGTGGTTACAAAAATGAGCTTGACATTGTCCGCTGACCATCGTGTATTTGATGGTCAAGTAGGAG GCAAGTTTTTCACAGAGTTGTCACAGAATTTTGGTGACATTAGGAGACTGCTATTGTAA
- the LOC4341115 gene encoding uncharacterized protein, with amino-acid sequence MQSQMMYAGERSAAAREMAMEMMAPDQRQMGSSCSLLGRFISRVFKCRGRQGRMRGERMDYYGATAYPAAQTCYVSPAAPARAVAFATANAMRPEPMQAHAVAAMPMPGATYGAASPRSGGGKRKKKSKNKRVRFAPAGAEPVPTDAPPPAAHYAPPAAAAASGGGQLHHQQHYPSADAAAEPYSTAAHGHGHGRYAYAPSPLARWEMLGSAGTPRRHEYFSGEYRWCYPTPVREGIYSLATDANRLTTIFSEENPNACAIV; translated from the exons ATGCAGTCACAGATGATGTATGCAGGtgagaggtcggcggcggcgagagagatGGCCATGGAGATGATGGCACCGGACCAGAGGCAGATGGGCAGCAGCTGCTCTCTCTTGGGCAGGTTCATATCTAGAGTCTTCAAGTGCAGAG GGCGGCAAGGACGCATGCGGGGCGAGAGGATGGACTACTACGGCGCCACGGCCTACCCTGCCGCGCAGACGTGCTACGTCAGCCCGGCCGCGCCCGCACGCGCCGtggccttcgccaccgccaacGCCATGCGCCCGGAGCCGATGCAAGCCCATGCCGTGGCAGCCATGCCCATGCCCGGCGCGACGTACGGCGCCGCGTCGCCTCggtccggcggcggcaagcgcaAGAAGAAGTCCAAGAACAAGCGCGTCCGGTTCGCGCCGGCAGGGGCGGAGCCGGTGCCcaccgacgcgccgccgcccgccgcgcactacgcaccaccggcggcggcggcggcgagcggaggcggccagctccaccaccagcagcactaCCCGTCCGCCGACGCTGCCGCCGAGCCGTACtccacggcggcgcacgggcacgggcacggcaggTACGCgtacgcgccgtcgccgctggcgCGGTGGGAGATGCTGGGCTCGGCGGGCACGCCGCGGCGGCACGAGTACTTCTCCGGCGAGTACCGGTGGTGCTACCCGACGCCGGTGCGCGAGGGCATCTACAGCCTCGCCACGGACGCCAACCGCCTCACCACCATCTTCAGCGAGGAGAATCCCAACGCCTGTGCCATCGTCTGA
- the LOC4341113 gene encoding dihydrolipoyllysine-residue acetyltransferase component 1 of pyruvate dehydrogenase complex, mitochondrial isoform X4, with protein sequence MPALSPTMNQGNIAKWRKQEGEKIEVGDVICEIETDKATLEFESLEEGYLAKILAPEGSKDVQVGQPIAVTVEDLEDIKNIPADASFGGEQKEQSIASEAQKVETDAAKESSIITRISPAAKLLIKEHRLDQSVLNASGPRGTLLKGDVLAALKLGASSSSTKQKNAPAAPSSQPTHDFQAQSVTIPQQNDAYEDIPNSQIRKVIAKRLLESKQTTPHLYLSQDVILDPLLAFRNELKEQHGVKVSVNDIVIKAVALALRNVPEANAYWNNDKEQAQKCVSVDISIAVATEKGLMTPIIRNADQKTISAISSEVKQLAEKARAGKLAPNEFQGGTFSISNLGMYPVDHFCAIINPPQSGILAVGRGNKIIEPVVDSDGTEKATVVTKMSLTLSADHRVFDGQVGGKFFTELSQNFGDIRRLLL encoded by the exons ATGCCTGCATTATCCCCTACTATG AATCAAGGTAACATTGCAAAATGGAGAAAACAAGAAGGTGAAAAG ATAGAAGTTGGTGATGTGATCTGTGAGATAGAAACTGACAAAGCTACGCTTGAGTTTGAGAGCCTTGAAGAGGG GTATCTGGCCAAGATCTTAGCACCTGAAGGTTCAAAAGATGTTCAGGTTGGACAGCCCATTGCTGTCACG GTTGAAGATCTTGAGGATATTAAAAATATACCTGCTGATGCTTCCTTTGGAGGTGAACAGAAAGAGCAGTCAATTGCAAGTGAAGCACAAAAGGTTGAAACGGATGCTGCAAAAGAGAGCTCGATAATAACCCGTATAAGCCCGGCAGCAAAATTGCTTATCAAGGAGCATCGTCTAGATCAGTCTGTACTGAATGCATCGGGTCCCCGTGGCACTCTTCTGAAAGGGGACGTTCTTGCTGCATTGAAGTTGGGTGCCTCCTCAAGTTCAACCAAGCAAAAGAATGCTCCAGCTGCACCATCATCTCAGCCAACTCATGATTTCCAAGCTCAATCAGTCACCATTCCACAACAAAATGATGCATACGAAGATATCCCCAACAGTCAGATACGCAAG GTGATTGCAAAAAGGTTGCTTGAATCAAAGCAGACCACTCCACATTTATATTTATCACAAG ATGTTATACTGGATCCCTTGCTCGCTTTCAGGAATGAACTGAAAG AGCAACATGGGGTTAAAGTTTCAGTAAATGACATTGTCATAAAGGCTGTTGCACTTGCCTTACGGAATGTACCAGAAGCAAATG CATACTGGAACAATGACAAGGAACAAGCCCAGAAGTGTGTTTCAGTTGATATATCTATCGCAGTTGCTACAGAGAAG GGCCTGATGACTCCTATTATAAGAAATGCAGATCAAAAGACTATATCAGCAATATCCTCAGAG GTTAAGCAGTTGGCTGAAAAGGCACGTGCTGGGAAGCTTGCTCCTAATGAATTTCAGGGAGGGACTTTCAG CATCTCAAATTTGGGAATGTACCCAGTCGACCACTTCTGTGCAATCATCAATCCTCCTCAG TCTGGAATTCTTGCTGTTGGGCGTGGTAATAAGATTATCGAGCCTGTGGTGGACAGTGATG GAACCGAGAAGGCTACAGTGGTTACAAAAATGAGCTTGACATTGTCCGCTGACCATCGTGTATTTGATGGTCAAGTAGGAG GCAAGTTTTTCACAGAGTTGTCACAGAATTTTGGTGACATTAGGAGACTGCTATTGTAA